One segment of Polyangiaceae bacterium DNA contains the following:
- a CDS encoding MFS transporter — protein MFATFGITYRYAMWLQRPPTRMYWRRGWQAFVSPRFLLGNLVRFVQRAVVEVAFNRFIVKRNALRGLTHWLLMWGCILAAAITFPLVFGWIHFETVPGNLNTYRTYVFGFAAGDFPVDSWLAFVVFHGLVWSSFLVLAGVMLAFRRRMIDHGAMAAQQFGEDILPLVLLGAISVTGLMLTVSYTWLRGYAYDFLAILHAATVIVTLLWLPFGKFFHIFQRPAQLGVGFYKDVGARSEQARCKRCDREYASAAMVRDLITVERELGFKYETSGGASHYQQICPACRRAMFGLAQGALWRGEDHGDAAR, from the coding sequence TTGTTCGCGACGTTCGGCATCACGTACCGTTACGCGATGTGGCTGCAGCGTCCGCCGACGCGGATGTACTGGAGGCGCGGCTGGCAAGCGTTCGTGTCGCCGCGATTTCTCCTCGGCAACCTCGTGCGCTTCGTGCAACGCGCGGTCGTCGAGGTCGCGTTCAATCGGTTCATCGTCAAGCGAAACGCCTTGCGCGGCCTGACCCACTGGCTGCTCATGTGGGGATGCATTCTCGCCGCTGCGATCACGTTTCCGCTGGTCTTCGGCTGGATCCACTTTGAAACAGTGCCCGGCAACCTGAACACGTACCGCACGTATGTCTTCGGTTTTGCCGCGGGCGATTTCCCCGTGGACTCGTGGCTCGCGTTCGTCGTGTTCCACGGGCTCGTGTGGTCGTCGTTCCTGGTGCTGGCGGGCGTGATGCTGGCGTTCCGGCGGCGCATGATCGACCACGGCGCGATGGCGGCGCAGCAGTTTGGCGAGGACATCCTGCCGCTGGTTTTGCTGGGCGCGATCAGCGTGACGGGGCTGATGCTGACCGTGAGCTACACGTGGCTGCGCGGGTATGCGTACGACTTCCTGGCGATCCTTCACGCAGCGACGGTGATCGTGACGCTCTTGTGGCTACCGTTCGGGAAGTTCTTCCACATCTTTCAGCGGCCCGCGCAGCTTGGCGTGGGCTTCTACAAGGACGTCGGCGCGCGGAGCGAACAGGCTCGATGCAAGCGGTGCGACCGCGAATATGCGTCGGCCGCGATGGTCCGCGACCTCATCACGGTCGAGCGCGAGCTCGGCTTCAAGTACGAAACGTCTGGCGGTGCAAGTCACTACCAGCAGATCTGTCCGGCGTGCCGACGCGCGATGTTTGGTCTCGCGCAAGGCGCTCTTTGGCGTGGAGAAGATCATGGCGACGCTGCCCGTTGA
- a CDS encoding nicotinate-nicotinamide nucleotide adenylyltransferase, producing the protein MDESSSSGTTGAKGPRVAIFGGSFNPPHVAHVLAAVYVLSTEPIDEVLVVPVYKHPFSKELASFEDRLEMCRLSFSWIPRVSISAVERDLDGESLTLRTLEHLAAIHPDWSMRLLLGADVLNDLPKWHRFDRISEIAPPIIVGRAGVMTPGAPEPILPRVSSTDVRDALARGDMGRLEKLVPRDVLALIEERGLYRRS; encoded by the coding sequence CTGGATGAGTCGAGTTCGTCCGGAACGACCGGGGCGAAAGGGCCACGCGTCGCGATCTTTGGCGGTAGTTTCAATCCTCCGCATGTCGCGCACGTGCTCGCAGCCGTGTACGTGCTGTCGACGGAACCCATCGACGAAGTGCTCGTCGTGCCCGTTTACAAGCATCCCTTCTCGAAAGAGCTCGCTTCGTTCGAAGACAGGCTCGAGATGTGTCGGTTGTCATTTTCCTGGATTCCGCGCGTTTCCATCTCCGCGGTCGAACGAGATCTGGACGGCGAAAGTTTGACCCTACGAACCCTCGAACACCTCGCGGCGATCCATCCCGATTGGTCGATGCGCCTGCTTCTGGGCGCAGACGTGCTGAACGACTTGCCCAAGTGGCATCGATTCGATCGCATCTCCGAGATAGCCCCGCCCATCATCGTGGGCCGCGCGGGTGTGATGACTCCGGGTGCGCCCGAGCCGATTTTGCCGCGCGTATCGAGCACCGACGTGCGTGATGCGCTCGCGCGCGGGGACATGGGGCGGCTCGAGAAGCTCGTTCCGCGTGACGTGTTGGCGCTCATCGAGGAGCGTGGTTTGTACCGGAGAAGCTGA
- a CDS encoding DUF2520 domain-containing protein gives MSELESVYIIGAGKVGAGLARTLRRLGVPVTLRAQRKGLPTKRIDAPFVILAVRDRELQPLAERLRDAKLLGHRKAVVVHCAGALGPEPLFPLRSANVAVAQMHPMISFASTERTPSLERGQLHVDGDARAVRAAKALGKKLGMSPRTIPGLDRVLYHASAGLVANGAAALAAGGVDLLGRAGVDAKTAAAMLGPLLRSVADNVEAMGLPAALTGPVRRGDAAGVKRALEMMTRAAPHLVPMYVAASKLQVPLAREIGDAPSENFDAIEKVLGEETSG, from the coding sequence ATGTCGGAATTGGAGAGCGTGTACATCATCGGGGCCGGAAAAGTGGGTGCAGGTTTGGCGCGTACGCTGCGCCGGTTGGGTGTTCCGGTCACGCTGCGAGCGCAACGCAAAGGTTTGCCCACAAAACGAATCGACGCGCCGTTCGTGATTTTGGCCGTGCGCGATCGCGAGTTGCAGCCGCTTGCCGAACGACTGCGCGACGCGAAGCTGTTGGGGCATCGCAAAGCGGTGGTCGTGCATTGTGCTGGAGCGCTTGGTCCGGAGCCGCTTTTCCCGCTGCGTAGTGCGAACGTTGCCGTGGCGCAGATGCATCCGATGATCTCGTTTGCGTCGACCGAGCGCACGCCGTCGCTCGAGCGCGGGCAACTTCATGTGGATGGGGATGCGCGTGCGGTGCGTGCCGCGAAGGCGCTCGGCAAGAAGCTCGGCATGTCGCCGCGGACGATCCCGGGGCTCGACCGGGTGCTCTATCACGCATCTGCGGGTCTCGTTGCGAACGGTGCGGCGGCGCTTGCGGCGGGTGGGGTGGATCTCCTTGGTCGAGCGGGCGTGGATGCGAAGACGGCGGCGGCGATGCTGGGGCCGCTCTTGCGAAGTGTGGCGGACAACGTCGAAGCGATGGGATTGCCCGCGGCGTTGACGGGGCCTGTTCGTCGAGGTGATGCGGCGGGGGTGAAGCGGGCCCTCGAGATGATGACGCGGGCGGCGCCGCATCTCGTGCCGATGTACGTGGCGGCGTCGAAGCTGCAGGTGCCGCTGGCGCGCGAGATTGGCGATGCGCCTTCGGAGAATTTCGACGCAATCGAGAAAGTATTGGGAGAGGAAACGTCGGGGTAG
- a CDS encoding GAF domain-containing protein: MFRTKTTLVCGALSLVIAVSILLRGRVRTVHLLFAAFAGDIGLWYLSQSLANLFDSPVLARFTGVLTLLLPQFALHLFAAMIPHESERPSRLPRLAMFLAVPLALLLLSPAQNHPLVRVVVFLHVFAFLTAGLFELWQRGAQSGSRATQRRVRLLVVLGALAGLASVVDFAWFLGVEPPPVGAALSVVFLFVLAQALRHERLLDVYEMLARLTVATLVATLIAAIFYVLVAVVGGFDTMYLNAVLAAIVILVLFDPLRERVAEQTQKLIFRDRFDLERSVADARRRLVHLLELDELGPIVTAALEQSRRVTKAALYLRDQDRTGFNRLASLGSDTSAHIEMATARALLDRLVKGPISLEEVKRDARERKRRGERTDMADAILSAAAVLGSLADSGVVFPIWAENNEIVGLLVVADDRVRDAFSPEEIALVDTLATQIGVVIQNSRLYQHMKERDRLAVLGQMAAGLAHEIRNPLGAIKGAAQLLAEPSPDAKEVDPNAQEFIGIILEEVERLDRVVGSVLDLARTNQGVVVPTDVNAVLRRTLQVLSTERSSRDLTVDVQLDPTLPRVVMDPEQLRQVVMNLYRNAAQAMLGRGKITIKTRVRPGALPGMGTQDDPFVEIIVTDTGPGISQKVLKNLFLPFFTTKDKGTGLGLAISQGIAQAAGGRIEVQSYEGKGTTFAVILPAASKDALGVPSSTATPIPGSVSPGLGTG, translated from the coding sequence ATCTTTCGAACCAAGACCACACTGGTGTGCGGCGCGTTGTCGCTCGTGATTGCGGTGTCGATCCTTCTCCGTGGTCGCGTGCGCACCGTGCACCTGCTCTTCGCGGCCTTCGCTGGGGATATCGGTCTTTGGTACTTGTCGCAATCGCTCGCGAACTTGTTCGATTCGCCCGTCCTCGCTCGTTTTACGGGTGTGCTGACGCTGCTCTTGCCGCAGTTTGCCCTTCACCTGTTCGCAGCGATGATCCCGCACGAATCGGAACGCCCGAGTCGCTTGCCGCGTTTGGCGATGTTCCTGGCCGTTCCGCTCGCGCTCCTCTTGCTCAGCCCAGCGCAAAATCATCCGCTCGTTCGTGTCGTCGTGTTCCTTCACGTATTCGCGTTTCTCACGGCGGGTCTCTTCGAATTGTGGCAGCGAGGTGCACAAAGCGGGTCGCGTGCGACGCAAAGGCGCGTGCGCTTGCTCGTGGTGCTCGGAGCCCTGGCGGGCCTTGCGAGCGTCGTGGATTTCGCCTGGTTTCTCGGCGTCGAACCGCCTCCCGTGGGCGCGGCGCTCAGCGTCGTCTTCCTGTTTGTCTTGGCACAAGCCCTTCGCCACGAACGCTTGCTCGACGTCTACGAGATGCTCGCGCGGCTCACCGTTGCAACGCTCGTTGCGACGCTGATTGCGGCCATTTTTTACGTTCTCGTCGCCGTCGTCGGCGGTTTCGACACGATGTACTTGAACGCAGTGCTCGCCGCGATCGTGATCCTCGTGCTTTTCGATCCCCTGCGCGAACGCGTGGCAGAACAGACGCAGAAGCTCATTTTTCGCGATCGCTTTGACCTCGAAAGGTCAGTCGCCGATGCGCGCCGGCGCCTCGTGCACTTGCTCGAGCTCGACGAGCTCGGGCCCATCGTCACCGCGGCGCTCGAACAATCGCGTCGAGTGACCAAGGCGGCGTTGTATTTGCGCGATCAAGATCGAACGGGATTCAATCGTTTGGCGTCGCTCGGTTCCGACACGTCTGCGCACATCGAAATGGCGACGGCACGCGCGCTGCTCGATCGTTTGGTCAAGGGCCCGATCTCGCTCGAGGAAGTAAAGCGGGACGCTCGGGAGCGCAAACGGCGTGGCGAGCGGACGGACATGGCGGATGCGATTTTGAGCGCCGCGGCGGTTTTGGGCAGTTTGGCCGACAGCGGTGTGGTTTTTCCAATTTGGGCAGAAAACAATGAAATCGTTGGGTTGCTCGTCGTGGCCGACGATCGCGTGCGCGATGCGTTTTCCCCCGAAGAGATTGCGCTCGTCGACACGCTGGCGACGCAGATCGGCGTGGTCATTCAAAACTCGCGGCTTTACCAGCACATGAAAGAGCGTGATCGGCTCGCGGTGCTGGGGCAAATGGCGGCAGGTCTCGCGCATGAAATTCGCAATCCGCTCGGGGCCATCAAAGGCGCGGCGCAGCTCCTCGCCGAACCGAGCCCGGACGCGAAAGAAGTCGATCCCAATGCGCAGGAATTCATTGGAATCATTTTGGAAGAAGTCGAGCGGCTCGATCGGGTCGTCGGATCGGTATTGGATCTTGCTCGGACAAACCAAGGCGTGGTGGTTCCGACCGACGTCAATGCCGTGCTTCGGCGCACGCTTCAAGTGCTTTCCACGGAGCGATCGAGCCGTGATTTGACGGTGGACGTGCAGCTCGACCCAACGCTACCGCGGGTGGTGATGGATCCCGAGCAGCTTCGGCAGGTGGTGATGAATTTGTATCGCAATGCGGCGCAAGCGATGCTGGGGCGGGGCAAAATCACCATCAAGACGCGGGTGCGTCCAGGAGCGCTGCCGGGCATGGGAACGCAGGACGATCCATTCGTCGAGATCATCGTGACGGACACGGGGCCCGGGATATCTCAAAAGGTGCTGAAAAACCTGTTTTTGCCGTTTTTCACGACGAAAGACAAAGGAACCGGTTTGGGGCTTGCGATAAGCCAAGGCATCGCGCAAGCGGCAGGTGGGCGTATCGAAGTGCAATCGTACGAAGGGAAGGGGACGACGTTTGCGGTGATATTGCCGGCGGCATCGAAAGATGCGCTCGGGGTGCCGTCTTCGACGGCGACGCCGATTCCGGGGTCGGTGTCTCCCGGGTTGGGGACCGGTTAA
- a CDS encoding formate--tetrahydrofolate ligase: protein MTSSHNTRPAGPASITDLARELGVSAEHIEPYGRNKAKISLDALNRPPAGAGRLVLVSAINPTPAGEGKTTMSISLAMGMRRQGKRVVVCLREPSLGPVFGVKGGGTGGGKATLVPADDINLHFTGDIHAITTAHNLLSAMVDNACHFNLSFGDKGSIDPRTVTWGRAMDMNDRALRNVVLGLGRKADGVPRQDRFDITAASEVMAIVALAEGPEDLEARLGRIVIGSSTTGAPITAADLGAAPAMTALLRDALQPNLVQTAEGGPALVHAGPFGNIAHGCSSKISTRLGLSLADYVVTEAGFGFDLGGEKFLDIKCRSMGVFPRVLVLVATLRALKMHGGIPAKLAGEPNAKALEQGLVHIDKHLESAKFYGLPVVVCVNVFPTDAVDELELVEKALGARGVRAVRCEGFARGGEGSDEFAKVVAELADATDGAPPQGRFTYDLDEPYRTKIEKIARTIYGAESVSLSPAAEKELARIEKMGYGNLPVCMAKTQYSLTDDPAITGRPTNFSITVREVRLSAGAGFVVALTGDMMTMPGLPREPAALKVKLLPNGRIRGLMQND, encoded by the coding sequence ATGACTTCTTCGCACAACACGCGGCCGGCGGGACCGGCTTCCATCACGGACCTTGCGCGCGAGCTTGGCGTTTCGGCAGAACATATCGAGCCTTATGGGCGAAACAAGGCAAAAATCAGCCTGGACGCATTGAATCGTCCGCCTGCGGGAGCAGGGCGTCTCGTGCTGGTATCGGCCATCAATCCCACGCCGGCGGGCGAGGGCAAGACGACGATGTCGATATCGCTGGCCATGGGAATGCGCCGGCAGGGCAAACGGGTCGTGGTTTGTCTTCGCGAACCATCGCTCGGACCGGTTTTCGGCGTGAAGGGCGGAGGCACCGGTGGGGGCAAAGCGACGCTCGTACCTGCGGACGACATCAATCTGCATTTCACGGGCGACATTCACGCCATCACGACGGCGCACAATCTGCTTTCGGCGATGGTCGACAATGCGTGCCATTTCAATTTGTCCTTTGGTGACAAAGGCAGCATCGATCCGCGCACCGTCACGTGGGGACGTGCGATGGACATGAATGATCGAGCATTGCGCAATGTCGTCCTGGGCCTCGGGCGAAAAGCCGATGGCGTGCCTAGGCAGGATCGATTCGACATTACGGCGGCAAGCGAAGTCATGGCCATCGTGGCGCTGGCCGAGGGACCGGAGGACCTCGAAGCGCGGCTTGGGCGAATCGTCATTGGTTCATCGACGACGGGTGCGCCCATTACGGCGGCCGATCTCGGGGCGGCACCGGCCATGACGGCACTCTTGCGCGATGCGCTTCAACCGAATTTGGTGCAAACGGCCGAAGGAGGCCCGGCGCTCGTGCACGCGGGGCCTTTTGGCAACATTGCACATGGTTGCAGCTCGAAGATTTCCACGCGGCTTGGATTGTCGCTTGCCGATTACGTCGTGACCGAGGCGGGTTTCGGTTTCGATCTTGGTGGGGAAAAGTTTTTGGACATCAAGTGCCGGAGCATGGGGGTTTTTCCGCGCGTGCTCGTGCTGGTCGCGACGCTTCGGGCGCTCAAGATGCACGGAGGTATCCCGGCCAAACTCGCCGGCGAGCCCAATGCGAAGGCGCTCGAACAGGGGCTCGTTCACATCGACAAACACCTCGAATCGGCGAAGTTTTATGGTTTGCCGGTCGTCGTGTGTGTGAACGTATTTCCGACCGATGCAGTGGACGAGCTCGAGCTGGTGGAAAAAGCGCTGGGTGCGCGTGGCGTGCGTGCCGTGCGTTGCGAAGGGTTTGCCCGAGGAGGCGAAGGGTCGGATGAATTTGCGAAAGTCGTGGCCGAGCTGGCGGATGCGACGGACGGCGCGCCGCCTCAAGGCCGGTTCACGTATGACCTCGACGAACCTTATCGAACGAAGATCGAAAAAATCGCGCGGACGATTTACGGAGCAGAGAGCGTATCCTTGAGTCCTGCGGCTGAAAAGGAGCTCGCGCGCATTGAAAAGATGGGCTACGGCAACTTGCCCGTGTGCATGGCGAAAACGCAGTATTCGCTGACCGACGATCCGGCGATCACGGGGCGGCCGACGAATTTCAGCATTACGGTGCGTGAAGTGCGTCTGAGCGCGGGAGCTGGGTTCGTCGTGGCACTCACGGGCGACATGATGACGATGCCGGGGCTACCGCGCGAGCCTGCGGCGCTCAAGGTGAAGCTGCTTCCGAATGGGCGCATTCGGGGGCTGATGCAGAACGATTAA
- a CDS encoding L-erythro-3,5-diaminohexanoate dehydrogenase produces MPAGDPLGTHRVLEPKGALPQPAERLDNDFSKRYATEIVIDVETLNIDAASFRQMEDASSGDLDRVAELVMQTVARRGKQHNPVTGSGGMLLGVVSHVGDLAAERGFVPGDRIATLVSLSLTPLHIERITAVRSASAQLDVVGKAAVFLTGPIARIPSDMPERLVLALLDVAGAAPQVARLCETDDTVVVLGAGGKSGLLCVAEARKRVGPSGKVIGIEAFPAYADELKSLGLCDHVATIDARDPLAVRDVVWPLTDNRGADLVLSCVNVPGVELAAILASRQRGKVYYFAMSTSFTAAALGAEGIGRDVDLYIGNGYALDHADHTLSLVRANPKLMEIMQRRYA; encoded by the coding sequence ATCCCCGCTGGTGATCCGCTCGGTACCCACCGCGTCCTCGAACCCAAGGGCGCCTTGCCGCAACCCGCCGAACGGCTCGATAACGATTTCTCCAAGAGGTACGCGACGGAAATCGTCATCGACGTCGAGACACTCAACATCGATGCTGCCAGTTTTCGTCAGATGGAGGATGCCTCGAGCGGCGACCTGGATCGCGTCGCAGAGCTCGTGATGCAAACCGTCGCGCGTCGAGGCAAACAGCACAATCCCGTGACGGGTTCGGGCGGCATGCTTCTCGGCGTCGTCTCGCACGTGGGAGATCTGGCGGCCGAGCGCGGCTTCGTGCCAGGCGATCGCATCGCAACGCTCGTATCGCTCTCGCTCACGCCGCTCCACATCGAACGAATCACGGCGGTGCGATCTGCTTCGGCGCAGCTCGACGTCGTCGGCAAAGCGGCGGTTTTTCTCACGGGACCGATTGCGCGGATTCCATCGGACATGCCCGAACGGCTCGTCCTGGCGCTGCTCGATGTCGCCGGAGCTGCTCCGCAAGTGGCGCGGCTATGCGAAACGGACGATACCGTCGTGGTGCTCGGCGCCGGAGGAAAGTCGGGGCTTTTGTGCGTGGCCGAAGCGCGAAAGCGCGTGGGACCGAGCGGCAAGGTGATTGGGATCGAAGCGTTTCCGGCATATGCGGATGAATTGAAATCGCTAGGCTTATGCGATCACGTCGCCACGATTGACGCGCGTGATCCGCTCGCGGTGCGTGATGTCGTTTGGCCATTGACGGACAATCGAGGAGCAGATTTGGTGCTCTCGTGCGTGAACGTGCCCGGCGTGGAGCTTGCAGCCATATTGGCGAGCCGGCAGCGGGGCAAAGTTTACTATTTTGCCATGAGCACGAGCTTCACGGCCGCAGCGCTCGGAGCCGAAGGCATTGGGCGCGACGTGGATTTGTACATTGGAAACGGTTATGCCCTCGATCATGCCGACCATACGTTGTCGCTCGTTCGAGCGAACCCGAAGCTCATGGAAATCATGCAACGACGATACGCTTGA
- a CDS encoding DUF4388 domain-containing protein, translating into MDSQRPKVSSPQKLALRFISGKYQGAEFPLEDSPEIVVGRSSDLDMVLIEDMVSRRHARIECTDEILIEDLGSTNGTFVNGERIKRARLKEGDRVLIGTSIIKVVLADSVALAPSSSRRRSQRPASNRNQVRGMAGALDEIPLPDLLQLLGSSKKTGVLVLETDQHVGRIHLDKGTVIHASIDDSKAGVLKSAFRMLQWTKGSFELTPASDLPMENPVDLPVQEILMEGLRQLDEFQAMEHKLPDKAARLAVPAVMKPRLRELSPVELDVWQAVWNSGDLQAVLDASAASDLDTARAIVKLAESGYVQVV; encoded by the coding sequence ATGGACAGCCAACGGCCCAAGGTGTCGTCGCCGCAAAAGCTCGCGCTGCGCTTCATCTCCGGCAAATACCAAGGTGCAGAATTCCCTCTGGAGGATTCACCCGAGATCGTGGTGGGTCGTTCGAGTGACCTCGACATGGTCCTCATCGAGGACATGGTCTCGCGCAGGCACGCGCGCATCGAGTGCACGGACGAGATCCTGATCGAAGATCTCGGCTCGACCAACGGCACGTTCGTCAATGGCGAACGCATCAAGCGCGCGCGGCTCAAGGAAGGCGATCGCGTGTTGATTGGGACGAGCATCATCAAGGTGGTGCTCGCGGATTCGGTCGCTCTTGCTCCATCGTCGAGTCGCCGGCGAAGTCAAAGACCAGCGTCGAACCGCAATCAAGTTCGCGGCATGGCGGGTGCGCTCGACGAAATTCCGCTCCCCGATCTGCTTCAGCTTCTAGGTTCGTCCAAAAAAACCGGCGTGCTGGTGCTCGAAACCGACCAGCACGTCGGAAGGATTCACCTCGACAAGGGAACGGTCATTCACGCTTCGATCGACGACTCGAAGGCGGGCGTGCTGAAGAGTGCGTTCCGCATGTTGCAGTGGACGAAGGGTTCGTTCGAGCTGACGCCGGCGAGCGATTTGCCCATGGAAAACCCCGTGGATCTGCCGGTGCAGGAGATCCTCATGGAGGGTCTGCGGCAGCTCGACGAGTTTCAAGCGATGGAGCACAAGTTGCCGGACAAGGCGGCGAGGCTTGCGGTTCCTGCCGTGATGAAGCCTCGGTTGCGGGAGCTTTCGCCGGTCGAGCTCGACGTGTGGCAGGCCGTTTGGAACAGCGGTGATCTGCAAGCGGTGCTCGATGCGAGTGCGGCGAGCGACCTCGACACGGCGCGAGCGATCGTAAAGCTTGCGGAGTCTGGGTACGTGCAGGTCGTGTGA
- a CDS encoding RlmE family RNA methyltransferase, with translation MKNPYKKPDAFTKAAKAQGFPARSVFKLEEIDRRVRLFRQGQRVLDLGAAPGSWSMYASKKVGPKGRVFAVDLSEIPQFLGANVTVLRGDALSLSSAELAQAAPYDVVLSDMAPATTGSKIADQTRSFELFDRAVSVAEALSAPGSAFVGKLFMSEEFVKARDRLRSLYTDVRVIRPEGTRSQSSEVFLVGLGRKAP, from the coding sequence ATGAAAAACCCCTACAAGAAGCCCGACGCCTTCACCAAGGCTGCCAAGGCTCAGGGGTTTCCCGCCCGCAGCGTATTCAAGCTCGAAGAAATCGACCGCCGGGTGCGCCTGTTCCGACAAGGACAACGCGTGCTCGATCTCGGCGCCGCACCCGGCTCATGGTCGATGTACGCCTCGAAAAAGGTCGGCCCCAAAGGTCGCGTCTTCGCCGTCGATCTGTCCGAAATCCCCCAATTTCTCGGCGCAAACGTCACCGTACTGCGCGGCGACGCGCTCTCGCTCTCGAGCGCAGAGCTCGCCCAAGCAGCGCCCTACGACGTCGTTCTGAGCGACATGGCACCCGCCACGACCGGCAGCAAAATCGCCGATCAAACGCGTAGTTTCGAACTCTTCGATCGCGCCGTCAGCGTCGCCGAAGCCCTGTCCGCTCCGGGCAGCGCGTTCGTGGGCAAACTCTTCATGAGTGAAGAATTCGTCAAAGCCCGCGACCGCCTTCGCTCGCTCTACACCGACGTGCGCGTCATTCGCCCCGAAGGCACTCGCAGCCAAAGCTCCGAAGTGTTCCTCGTAGGGCTCGGACGCAAAGCTCCCTGA